From Methylococcus capsulatus:
ACCGCGCAGGCGGCAATCTGGGACGCGATGCAGAAGGAAATCCAGTTGAAACGGGACATCGCCGCTTATAACCAAGTGGTGGGGGTAACACCATGAAGCCGCGGGTCCTGGCCGTTCTGGCCCCCCTGCTGCTGGGAACGCCGGCCGGAGCCGATCCGATCATCAAACTGGATGCCCAGCAGATCGAGCACCTCGACATCCGTGTCGCCAAACCCGAAATCGTCGATGCCTTGCCCCTGGCCTGGGCACCGGCGCGCGTGGTCATTCCACCAGACCGGGAGTTCATCGTCAGCGCGCCGCAGGCCGGTGTCATCACCCGAATCGACGTGGCACTGGGATCCTCGGTGACCCCGGGACAGGTCGTCGCGGAAATGCAAAGTCCGGACCTGCTGACCCTCCAAAGAGACCTCCTCAATGCCGCCACCGAATACGAGCTCGCCGGCTCCAAACTGAATCGGGACCAGAAGCTGCTTGACGAAGGCGTCATCTCCAAGCTGCGCTGGCAGGAGACCCGCAGCGTCTTCGACAAGGCCCAGGCCAATCTGCGCCAGGCCGAGCAAGTGCTCGAGGCCAGCGGGATGTCGGCGAAGGACATAGCAGAACTCAAGCGGTCACGCCGCATAAGCAATACCCTCTCCTTGCGCACGCCAATCCGGGGCGTGCTGCTGGAACGCCTGGCCACCGTAGGGCAGAGGGTCAGCATGCTGGCCCCGCTGTTCCGCATCGGCAACGTCGACCAGTTGTGGTTGGAAATCGACATGCCGCAGGAGCGCCTGAGTGAAATCCGGCTGAAAGACCGGGTCGAACTGGATTCGCCGCGAATCCGGGCAACGATCATCGAAGTCAGCCAGAACGTACGGCCAGACACCCAGACCGCCTTGGTGCGCGCCATCATCGACGAGCACGACGAC
This genomic window contains:
- a CDS encoding efflux RND transporter periplasmic adaptor subunit, whose protein sequence is MKPRVLAVLAPLLLGTPAGADPIIKLDAQQIEHLDIRVAKPEIVDALPLAWAPARVVIPPDREFIVSAPQAGVITRIDVALGSSVTPGQVVAEMQSPDLLTLQRDLLNAATEYELAGSKLNRDQKLLDEGVISKLRWQETRSVFDKAQANLRQAEQVLEASGMSAKDIAELKRSRRISNTLSLRTPIRGVLLERLATVGQRVSMLAPLFRIGNVDQLWLEIDMPQERLSEIRLKDRVELDSPRIRATIIEVSQNVRPDTQTALVRAIIDEHDDSVRAGQNVNVQVMHASTDFICRVPLAAVFSQDERQYVFVRTPEGFAVRAVKVAAVSGRKAIIHEGLTADDRVAVQGVAALKAAWTGLGGGDE